In the Malaya genurostris strain Urasoe2022 chromosome 1, Malgen_1.1, whole genome shotgun sequence genome, one interval contains:
- the LOC131425534 gene encoding zinc finger protein 62 homolog isoform X2, protein MFKAELENCFTCFRQSDSLIRIIQDEDESVEEIFVKHFWFTIDEYRDRALCTSCWEKIDEFHKFYCNVEKVHSSQLLLVEVKMEDSIAEFDGEEQVDQKVDILSVDTQSSSKSGTDTPILGEKQKAELNKETVDCTGDDRISDDGNQSTLKQEQEEETFASASQSKRFIIERAIKTPRKLNNENGELDKLIQKHINLVCDKCSESDVVANQNTFQSFYRLMVHFKQVHKSNGYVFCCERKWSTKTGLASHLKKHKPAIEKNSKTKATTCLECKCTLRDKESYESHMFLVHTPEEQKRFKCDRCSKAFAAECLLNSHIKWHEVVEKKNHYCTICNKYFLRVQNLRNHMITHNRQAKQSAQEQKLPKRSSTAKTKRPAVEIAQQDELIRKFVSLNCPQCDFLGETFRELVNHALKQHGINSYTVDCCDRRFGSREQLYEHCLRHQNPDHFRCDICGKNYADSSALQSHRWRIHTPISERPFKCEICGDAFVKDYLLKKHMDTHLSKERKSHFCELCNRAYSNAMYLKVHQQRKHGAISDWVCDVCAKGFAHRAALEEHRLTHTQEGLTSLKIQCEKCKKWLINKGSYSKHKRICYDTNGPVKCDICGKESVNEAALMGHKNFHHSKRPMLKCSYCEKECRTPLRLKEHEATHTGAVLYQCPYCPRTSNSSSNMYSHKKTVHAEKWAEEVAARYYKR, encoded by the exons ATGTTCAAGGCAGAACTAGAAAACTGCTTCACTTGTTTTCGGCAGAGTGACAGCTTAATCCGCATAATCCAAGACGAAGACGAAAGTGTAGAGGAAATTTTCGTCAAACATTTTTGGTTTACT ATAGATGAATACCGGGATCGAGCACTGTGTACTAGTTGTTGGGAAAAAATTGATGAGTTTCATAAATTCTACTGCAACGTGGAAAAGGTGCATAGCTCTCAGTTACTGTTGGTGGAAGTCAAGATGGAAGACAGTATTGCTGAATTTGATGGTGAGGAACAAGTAGATCAGAAGGTGGACATACTATCGGTTGATACCCAAAGCAGTAG TAAATCTGGAACCGATACTCCAATTCTCGGCGAAAAACAAAAGGCAGAATTGAACAAGGAAACAGTAGATTGTACAGGTGACGATCGCATTTCGGACGATGGCAATCAGTCAACCCTTAAACAAGAACAGGAGGAAGAAACTTTTGCTTCAGCTAGTCAAAGTAAACGATTTATTATTGAACGTGCGATCAAGACTCCTAGGAAACTAAATAACGAGAATGGTGAACTGGACAAACTTATACAAAAGCACATAAATCTTGTTTGCGATAAGTGTTCTGAATCGGACGTGGTGGCTAACCAGAATACGTTCCAATCATTCTATCGACTGATGGTGCATTTCAAACAGGTTCACAAATCAAACGGATACGTGTTCTGCTGCGAGCGCAAATGGTCGACCAAAACAGGACTCGCAAGTCATCTGAAAAAACATAAACCTGCAATAGAGAAAAACAGCAAGACCAAAGCAACAACGTGTCTAGAGTGTAAATGTACATTAAGAGATAAGGAAAGTTACGAAAGCCACATGTTTCTGGTTCACACACCGGAGGAACAAAAACGTTTCAAATGTGACCGTTGTTCGAAAGCATTCGCTGCGGAATGTTTGCTTAATAGTCACATAAAATGGCATGAGGtggttgagaaaaaaaatcattactgTACGATCTGTAATAAGTACTTTCTGAGAGTACAAAATTTAAGAAATCACATGATAACACACAATCGTCAAGCGAAACAGTCTGCTCAGGAACAAAAGCTGCCTAAGCGATCGTCTACGGCCAAAACAAAACGGCCGGCTGTTGAAATCGCACAACAAGACGAACTGATTCGGAAATTTGTCTCTTTAAATTGTCCTCAGTGTGATTTTTTGGGAGAAACTTTCAGGGAATTGGTTAATCATGCATTAAAACAACACGGAATTAATTCATATACAGTAGACTGCTGTGACCGTCGGTTCGGTAGCAGAGAACAGTTATACGAACACTGCTTACGACATCAGAACCCGGATCACTTCCGTTGTGACATTTGTGGAAAAAATTACGCTGACAGTTCTGCCCTGCAGAGCCACAGATGGAGAATTCACACACCGATTTCCGAGCGACCCTTTAAATGTGAGATATGTGGGGATGCCTTTGTGAAAGATTACCTACTGAAGAAGCATATGGACACTCACTTGAGCAAGGAGCGAAAGAGTCACTTCTGTGAGTTGTGCAACAGAGCGTATTCAAATGCAATGTACTTGAAAGTACACCAGCAGAGGAAGCACGGTGCTATCAGTGATTGGGTATGTGACGTGTGTGCCAAAGGGTTTGCACATCGGGCCGCCCTCGAGGAGCATCGTTTAACCCATACACAGGAAGGATTGACCAGTCTGAAGATCCAGTGTGAGAAGTGCAAAAAGTG GCTAATCAACAAGGGCAGTTACTCGAAACACAAGCGAATTTGTTACGACACCAATGGACCGGTGAAGTGTGACATCTGTGGTAAGGAATCTGTTAATGAAGCCGCACTTATGGGACACAAAAACTTTCACCATTCCAAGCGACCTATGCTGAAATGTTCGTATTGCGAAAAAGAGTGTAGAACACCGCTGCGGTTGAAG GAACACGAAGCAACACATACTGGAGCAGTGTTGTATCAATGCCCGTACTGCCCGCGAACGTCCAACTCCAGCTCGAATATGTACAGTCACAAAAAGACAGTTCATGCCGAGAAATGGGCCGAAGAAGTCGCTGCGCGCTACTACAAGCGCTAA
- the LOC131425534 gene encoding zinc finger protein 62 homolog isoform X1 codes for MSTKNIRLSEKKIFCVLLYNLKMFKAELENCFTCFRQSDSLIRIIQDEDESVEEIFVKHFWFTIDEYRDRALCTSCWEKIDEFHKFYCNVEKVHSSQLLLVEVKMEDSIAEFDGEEQVDQKVDILSVDTQSSSKSGTDTPILGEKQKAELNKETVDCTGDDRISDDGNQSTLKQEQEEETFASASQSKRFIIERAIKTPRKLNNENGELDKLIQKHINLVCDKCSESDVVANQNTFQSFYRLMVHFKQVHKSNGYVFCCERKWSTKTGLASHLKKHKPAIEKNSKTKATTCLECKCTLRDKESYESHMFLVHTPEEQKRFKCDRCSKAFAAECLLNSHIKWHEVVEKKNHYCTICNKYFLRVQNLRNHMITHNRQAKQSAQEQKLPKRSSTAKTKRPAVEIAQQDELIRKFVSLNCPQCDFLGETFRELVNHALKQHGINSYTVDCCDRRFGSREQLYEHCLRHQNPDHFRCDICGKNYADSSALQSHRWRIHTPISERPFKCEICGDAFVKDYLLKKHMDTHLSKERKSHFCELCNRAYSNAMYLKVHQQRKHGAISDWVCDVCAKGFAHRAALEEHRLTHTQEGLTSLKIQCEKCKKWLINKGSYSKHKRICYDTNGPVKCDICGKESVNEAALMGHKNFHHSKRPMLKCSYCEKECRTPLRLKEHEATHTGAVLYQCPYCPRTSNSSSNMYSHKKTVHAEKWAEEVAARYYKR; via the exons atGTCTACAAAAAACATTCgattgagtgaaaaaaaaatattttgtgttttactgtacaattt GAAGATGTTCAAGGCAGAACTAGAAAACTGCTTCACTTGTTTTCGGCAGAGTGACAGCTTAATCCGCATAATCCAAGACGAAGACGAAAGTGTAGAGGAAATTTTCGTCAAACATTTTTGGTTTACT ATAGATGAATACCGGGATCGAGCACTGTGTACTAGTTGTTGGGAAAAAATTGATGAGTTTCATAAATTCTACTGCAACGTGGAAAAGGTGCATAGCTCTCAGTTACTGTTGGTGGAAGTCAAGATGGAAGACAGTATTGCTGAATTTGATGGTGAGGAACAAGTAGATCAGAAGGTGGACATACTATCGGTTGATACCCAAAGCAGTAG TAAATCTGGAACCGATACTCCAATTCTCGGCGAAAAACAAAAGGCAGAATTGAACAAGGAAACAGTAGATTGTACAGGTGACGATCGCATTTCGGACGATGGCAATCAGTCAACCCTTAAACAAGAACAGGAGGAAGAAACTTTTGCTTCAGCTAGTCAAAGTAAACGATTTATTATTGAACGTGCGATCAAGACTCCTAGGAAACTAAATAACGAGAATGGTGAACTGGACAAACTTATACAAAAGCACATAAATCTTGTTTGCGATAAGTGTTCTGAATCGGACGTGGTGGCTAACCAGAATACGTTCCAATCATTCTATCGACTGATGGTGCATTTCAAACAGGTTCACAAATCAAACGGATACGTGTTCTGCTGCGAGCGCAAATGGTCGACCAAAACAGGACTCGCAAGTCATCTGAAAAAACATAAACCTGCAATAGAGAAAAACAGCAAGACCAAAGCAACAACGTGTCTAGAGTGTAAATGTACATTAAGAGATAAGGAAAGTTACGAAAGCCACATGTTTCTGGTTCACACACCGGAGGAACAAAAACGTTTCAAATGTGACCGTTGTTCGAAAGCATTCGCTGCGGAATGTTTGCTTAATAGTCACATAAAATGGCATGAGGtggttgagaaaaaaaatcattactgTACGATCTGTAATAAGTACTTTCTGAGAGTACAAAATTTAAGAAATCACATGATAACACACAATCGTCAAGCGAAACAGTCTGCTCAGGAACAAAAGCTGCCTAAGCGATCGTCTACGGCCAAAACAAAACGGCCGGCTGTTGAAATCGCACAACAAGACGAACTGATTCGGAAATTTGTCTCTTTAAATTGTCCTCAGTGTGATTTTTTGGGAGAAACTTTCAGGGAATTGGTTAATCATGCATTAAAACAACACGGAATTAATTCATATACAGTAGACTGCTGTGACCGTCGGTTCGGTAGCAGAGAACAGTTATACGAACACTGCTTACGACATCAGAACCCGGATCACTTCCGTTGTGACATTTGTGGAAAAAATTACGCTGACAGTTCTGCCCTGCAGAGCCACAGATGGAGAATTCACACACCGATTTCCGAGCGACCCTTTAAATGTGAGATATGTGGGGATGCCTTTGTGAAAGATTACCTACTGAAGAAGCATATGGACACTCACTTGAGCAAGGAGCGAAAGAGTCACTTCTGTGAGTTGTGCAACAGAGCGTATTCAAATGCAATGTACTTGAAAGTACACCAGCAGAGGAAGCACGGTGCTATCAGTGATTGGGTATGTGACGTGTGTGCCAAAGGGTTTGCACATCGGGCCGCCCTCGAGGAGCATCGTTTAACCCATACACAGGAAGGATTGACCAGTCTGAAGATCCAGTGTGAGAAGTGCAAAAAGTG GCTAATCAACAAGGGCAGTTACTCGAAACACAAGCGAATTTGTTACGACACCAATGGACCGGTGAAGTGTGACATCTGTGGTAAGGAATCTGTTAATGAAGCCGCACTTATGGGACACAAAAACTTTCACCATTCCAAGCGACCTATGCTGAAATGTTCGTATTGCGAAAAAGAGTGTAGAACACCGCTGCGGTTGAAG GAACACGAAGCAACACATACTGGAGCAGTGTTGTATCAATGCCCGTACTGCCCGCGAACGTCCAACTCCAGCTCGAATATGTACAGTCACAAAAAGACAGTTCATGCCGAGAAATGGGCCGAAGAAGTCGCTGCGCGCTACTACAAGCGCTAA